The following nucleotide sequence is from Streptomyces sp. HUAS CB01.
CTGGCCGGAGCGGGAACTCGTCGACGTCCCCGCCGAGCAGGTCTGGTACGAGCCCGCCAGGCCACTCGTCACCGAGGCGCCCGGCGGGCACGAGGGCCGCCCGCTGGACCTCGCCGACGTCCACGGACGCCGCGTCGTGGAGACCCGCCACATGGGACGCGTCGCCGTCCGCGAGGAGAACGCCGCCGCCGCACTGGAGGTGATGAGCCGCTTCGCGGAGGACCCGCGGCTGCTCGCCTACCTCCCGCCGACCATGGCCCCCACCGCGACCTCGCGGAAGGAGGGCTACCTGGAGCACCCGGAGGAGGCGTTCGCCCAGTACCGGACCGACGGGGTCGAACGGGTCGTGTGCGAGGAGAAGCACATGGGCTCCCGCGCCGTCGCCCTGGTCTGCCGCGACGCGGGCGTCTCACGGGAGCGGTTCGGCGCCGACGGCGTCACCGGCTCCCTGCACACCCGCACCGGCCGCCCGTTCTTCGACGACCCGGCCGTCACCGAGCAGATCCTCGCCCGGCTGCGCACCGCGATCACCGGAGCCGGGCTGTGGGAGGAACTCGGCACCGACTGGCTGCTCCTGGACGCCGAACTCATGCCGTGGTCGCTGAAGGCGTCCGGGCTGCTCCGCAAGCAGTACGCGGCCGTCGGCGCCGCGTCCCGCGCGGTGCTTCCCGGCGCCACCGCCGCCCTCGAGGCGGCCGTGGCCCGCGGGATCGACGCCGGGGACCTCCTGGCCCGCCAGCGCGACCGCGCCGTCGACGCGGCCGCGTTCACCGACGCCTACCGCCGCTACTGCTGGACCACGGACGGCCTGGACGGCGTGCGCCTCGCGCCCTTCCAGATCCTGGCCGTCCAGGGCCGCTCCCTCGCCGGCGTGCCGCACGACGAGCAACTGGCCCGGCTGGACCGGCTGGTGGAGGCGGACGCCACCGACACCGGCCCGGGGCTGCTCCAGCGCACCCGTCGCCTGGTCGTCGACACCGGCGACGAGGCCTCGGTGAAGGCCGGGACCGACTGGTGGCTGGAGATGACCGCCGCGGGCGGCGAGGGCATGGTCGTCAAACCCCTGCACGCCCTCGTCCGCGACGCCAAGGGCCGGCTCGTCCAGCCCGGCATCAAGGTCCGGGGGCGGGAGTACCTGCGGATCATCTACGGCCCCGAGTACACCCGCCCGGACAACCTGACCCGGCTGCGCGGCCGGTTCCTCGGCCACAAGCGCTCGCTGGCCCTGCGCGAGTACGCGCTCGGTCTGGAGGCCCTCGACCGCCTCGCCGACGGTGAGCCGCTGTGGCGCGTCCACG
It contains:
- a CDS encoding polynucleotide kinase-phosphatase, giving the protein MTTTTRELPVTDLSLVVLVGASGSGKSTFARKHFKPTEVISSDFCRGLVADDENDQSASGDAFDVLHYIVGKRLAAGRLTVVDATSVQRESRRELVQLARRHDVLPIAIVLDMPEEVCAARNAARPDRADMPRHVIQRHRRELRRSLRGLEREGFRKVHVLRSVEEADAAEIVLEKRYNDLRHLTGPFDIIGDIHGCSSELDTLLARLGYVDGAHPEGRTAVFVGDLVDRGPDSPGVLRRVMGMVAGGNALCVPGNHENKLGRWLKGRNVQHTHGLAETIEQLEREDAKDPEFRGRVAEFIDGLVSHYVLDEGRLVVCHAGLPEKYHGRTSGRVRSHALYGDTTGETDEFGLPVRYPWAEDYRGRAAVVYGHTPVPMASWVNNTICLDTGAVFGGKLTALRWPERELVDVPAEQVWYEPARPLVTEAPGGHEGRPLDLADVHGRRVVETRHMGRVAVREENAAAALEVMSRFAEDPRLLAYLPPTMAPTATSRKEGYLEHPEEAFAQYRTDGVERVVCEEKHMGSRAVALVCRDAGVSRERFGADGVTGSLHTRTGRPFFDDPAVTEQILARLRTAITGAGLWEELGTDWLLLDAELMPWSLKASGLLRKQYAAVGAASRAVLPGATAALEAAVARGIDAGDLLARQRDRAVDAAAFTDAYRRYCWTTDGLDGVRLAPFQILAVQGRSLAGVPHDEQLARLDRLVEADATDTGPGLLQRTRRLVVDTGDEASVKAGTDWWLEMTAAGGEGMVVKPLHALVRDAKGRLVQPGIKVRGREYLRIIYGPEYTRPDNLTRLRGRFLGHKRSLALREYALGLEALDRLADGEPLWRVHEAVFAVLALESEPVDPRL